One window of Thermocoleostomius sinensis A174 genomic DNA carries:
- a CDS encoding DUF4347 domain-containing protein: MNSPISRLIFVDANLDNYQHLIQEHEKDAQIIILYPETDGVIQISQSLVHFNNLSSIQIISHGQAGHIQLGATTLSAGNLSYYDTYLRQWSKSLAADADLLLYGCDVAAGSGQAFVQRLGQLTAMDVAASIDRTGSTERGGNWHLEYTTGAIETSLALSPSAVATYPGTLNSFNVTSYQELYEAIEQANATDGDAIIQINGNVFLEGALPTITSNIEFVGDATISGSDLYRVFYVDAGNGRVRFTRLTIANGLAQGSNGTTGTSATGGNGGMGRGGGLRIQSGNVTLVNVTFRHNQAIGGQGGGSLTGTGGRGGNGEGGAVYISGGSLRISSSSFKNNSAAAGLGGEGQTNGRQGLGKGGAIFIDGGTVIAERTPTFDQNTASHATGVAGDDNNIYGSLNVVVPPSVVSIARAQPRETAADVVSYVVTFDQEVSGVDRTDFELRLGADATIVNAGILSVSGSGRIYTVEVSTGTGRGDLRLDLKDNDSIKSSSSEVPLGGTGTGNGNKPGETYNVDKTPPAVFAIHRKGPSLSANDTVVFSVIFDQDVTGVDLQDFGVAVTGILGASVTSIQKVNNKTYDVTVNTGTGNGQLGLTLVDNDSIRNSRGVALGGTGTGNGTFLTGETYSIDKTPPNVVSIAAAGTNPTHASSVAYTVRFDQDVMGVDLNDFTLTTTGVRSASLTAIQQVDSRTYTVLVNTGSNDGSIRLDLKDNDTVRNLLGVPLGGRGVDNGNFAGQTYNIIKFAPIVTGINRVHLNPTAAGTIDYAVSFSQAVTGVDISDFALNTVGVSGASIASVTGSGSNYNVRVNTGTGNGTLQLNLIDNDSIRNGINAALGSTGLNNGNFVGQTYTINKTPPRVIEINRLERSPTNAAMVTFTAVFSENVSRVNAADFELVTNGVTGASISSVTRVNSKFYTIQVNTGRGDGTIGLNLKDNDSILNSLGTPLGGRGIANGNFIGQVYRVDKTNPIARMVNVAPNPRRDKVNALTIEFGEAVKGFDLTDLRLTRNGRAVDLRRATLSTDGGISWTLGHIKTLTNQKGTYVLSLTAGDSGITDAAGNPLIANLAERWTNLATVDACDPGIFRRGTPAADVLVGTTDRDTLLGSDGDDSLIGLDCGDRLLGERGHDRLDGGQGNDQLIGGVGNDVLIGGIGEDFLKGGPGKDRFVFSHASSLVDGPDRVKDFKALQQDKCQLADNYLGSRSRPQGLFHAGKVNGKTLINATKAAYADKNQRQAGSQRLQSNEAVFFKWKNRTYLSVNDKNAGMSVNRDLVIDVTGIQFKPGDSHAGVLTVNNYFI; this comes from the coding sequence ATGAACTCTCCTATCTCTAGGCTGATTTTTGTTGATGCTAATCTTGATAACTATCAACATCTAATTCAAGAACATGAAAAGGATGCGCAGATTATTATTCTGTATCCTGAGACCGATGGCGTTATTCAAATTAGTCAGAGCTTAGTTCATTTCAATAATCTGAGCAGCATTCAGATTATCTCTCATGGACAAGCAGGGCATATACAGTTAGGTGCAACAACGTTAAGTGCTGGCAATCTCAGCTATTACGATACTTATCTGCGACAGTGGTCAAAGTCTCTGGCGGCTGATGCCGATCTGTTGCTATATGGCTGTGATGTGGCGGCAGGTTCAGGACAGGCTTTTGTGCAGCGGTTAGGCCAACTAACAGCAATGGATGTAGCGGCGTCGATCGATCGGACTGGCAGTACTGAGCGCGGCGGCAATTGGCATCTAGAGTACACGACGGGAGCGATCGAAACCTCACTCGCTCTATCCCCGTCTGCCGTTGCTACCTATCCCGGAACGCTCAATAGCTTCAACGTTACCAGCTACCAGGAACTATACGAGGCGATCGAGCAAGCCAACGCCACGGACGGAGATGCCATTATTCAAATTAACGGCAATGTTTTTCTGGAAGGGGCATTACCCACCATTACCAGCAATATCGAGTTTGTAGGCGATGCCACGATCAGTGGTTCTGATCTCTATCGTGTCTTTTATGTAGATGCGGGCAATGGCCGCGTGCGCTTTACTCGCCTGACAATCGCTAATGGTCTGGCGCAAGGCAGCAATGGAACCACTGGCACATCTGCCACTGGCGGCAATGGAGGGATGGGGCGAGGTGGTGGACTGCGTATCCAAAGCGGCAACGTTACGCTGGTGAATGTCACGTTCAGACATAATCAAGCGATCGGTGGGCAAGGCGGCGGCAGTTTGACGGGCACTGGTGGAAGGGGTGGCAATGGAGAAGGCGGTGCGGTTTATATCAGTGGTGGTTCGTTACGCATTAGCAGCAGCAGCTTCAAAAATAACTCGGCGGCGGCAGGGTTGGGCGGCGAAGGCCAAACGAATGGTCGGCAAGGACTGGGCAAAGGAGGAGCCATTTTTATCGATGGCGGAACGGTGATTGCTGAGCGCACTCCCACGTTTGATCAAAACACGGCTAGCCATGCCACAGGGGTTGCTGGCGATGACAATAACATCTACGGATCGCTGAATGTAGTGGTTCCGCCCAGTGTGGTGTCAATCGCCCGGGCCCAGCCTAGAGAAACGGCGGCGGATGTGGTCAGTTATGTGGTGACGTTTGATCAAGAAGTGAGCGGTGTCGATCGGACAGATTTTGAGCTTCGGCTTGGAGCCGATGCCACTATCGTCAACGCCGGAATTTTGTCGGTGTCAGGCAGCGGCAGGATTTACACCGTTGAAGTTAGTACGGGAACTGGGCGAGGCGATCTGCGCTTAGATCTAAAGGACAACGATTCAATCAAAAGCAGCAGCAGTGAAGTACCTCTAGGCGGCACAGGCACCGGAAACGGCAACAAACCCGGAGAAACCTACAACGTGGACAAAACGCCGCCAGCCGTTTTTGCGATTCATCGCAAGGGCCCCAGCCTCAGCGCCAATGATACGGTCGTGTTCAGCGTTATTTTTGACCAAGATGTCACAGGTGTTGATTTGCAGGACTTTGGTGTTGCCGTCACTGGAATTTTAGGGGCAAGTGTTACGTCTATTCAGAAGGTCAACAACAAAACCTATGATGTCACGGTAAACACAGGAACGGGCAACGGACAACTTGGGTTGACGTTAGTTGACAATGACTCGATCAGGAACAGTCGCGGGGTTGCGCTGGGTGGAACCGGAACGGGCAATGGTACTTTTCTGACGGGCGAAACCTACAGTATTGATAAAACGCCACCGAATGTAGTGTCGATCGCTGCTGCCGGAACCAATCCCACCCATGCCAGCAGTGTTGCCTACACTGTGCGATTTGATCAAGATGTCATGGGAGTGGATCTCAATGATTTCACCTTGACGACAACGGGTGTCAGAAGCGCGAGTCTGACAGCCATTCAGCAGGTCGATAGCCGTACCTATACCGTGTTGGTGAATACGGGCAGCAACGATGGCTCGATTCGTCTTGATCTGAAAGATAACGACACAGTGCGAAATCTGCTGGGTGTACCGTTGGGCGGACGCGGAGTAGATAACGGCAATTTCGCCGGACAGACTTATAACATTATCAAATTTGCGCCGATCGTCACGGGCATTAACCGAGTTCACCTCAATCCTACAGCCGCAGGTACGATCGACTACGCCGTATCATTCTCGCAGGCAGTGACGGGAGTAGACATTAGTGATTTTGCACTGAATACCGTCGGCGTCTCTGGCGCAAGTATTGCGTCGGTGACGGGTAGTGGCAGCAATTACAATGTGCGAGTTAATACCGGAACTGGCAACGGCACCCTTCAATTAAATCTGATTGATAATGACTCCATTCGCAATGGTATCAATGCCGCATTGGGTAGCACAGGACTCAATAACGGTAACTTTGTTGGACAAACCTATACCATCAATAAAACACCACCGAGAGTCATTGAAATCAATCGATTAGAAAGAAGCCCAACTAATGCCGCGATGGTTACGTTTACCGCTGTTTTTAGTGAGAATGTAAGCCGTGTCAATGCAGCAGATTTTGAATTAGTTACCAATGGTGTAACTGGTGCTAGTATTAGTTCTGTTACTCGCGTTAACAGTAAATTCTATACCATTCAAGTCAATACAGGTCGAGGAGATGGCACGATCGGCTTAAATCTCAAAGACAATGATTCCATTCTGAATTCGTTGGGAACACCGTTGGGTGGACGGGGAATTGCAAACGGAAATTTCATTGGACAAGTCTATCGCGTTGATAAAACCAATCCCATCGCCAGAATGGTTAATGTTGCTCCCAATCCTCGTCGTGATAAGGTGAACGCCCTGACGATCGAATTTGGTGAAGCGGTGAAGGGGTTTGATCTGACAGATCTACGCTTGACTCGCAATGGCCGAGCCGTCGATTTGCGCCGCGCTACTTTATCTACAGATGGTGGGATTAGCTGGACACTGGGACACATCAAAACACTCACAAATCAGAAAGGAACCTATGTTCTCTCGTTGACAGCGGGCGATAGTGGGATTACAGACGCGGCTGGCAATCCCCTCATTGCCAATCTAGCAGAACGCTGGACGAATTTAGCAACAGTCGATGCCTGCGATCCGGGCATTTTCCGCCGGGGCACCCCCGCAGCGGATGTATTAGTGGGCACGACCGATCGCGATACGTTGTTAGGCAGCGATGGTGATGATTCCCTCATTGGGTTGGACTGCGGCGATCGGTTACTGGGCGAACGCGGTCACGATCGATTGGATGGTGGACAAGGCAACGATCAGTTAATCGGCGGTGTGGGGAACGATGTGTTGATTGGCGGCATCGGAGAAGATTTTCTCAAGGGTGGACCTGGCAAGGATCGGTTTGTATTTTCTCATGCATCTTCTTTGGTAGACGGTCCCGATCGCGTCAAGGACTTCAAAGCGTTGCAGCAAGATAAGTGTCAGCTTGCTGATAACTATTTAGGTTCTAGGAGCCGTCCCCAAGGGCTATTTCATGCTGGCAAGGTCAACGGTAAGACTTTGATAAACGCAACGAAGGCAGCCTATGCCGATAAGAATCAGCGGCAAGCTGGCAGCCAGCGCTTGCAGAGCAACGAAGCCGTTTTCTTCAAGTGGAAAAATCGTACTTATTTGTCAGTGAATGACAAAAATGCAGGAATGTCGGTGAATCGTGACCTTGTGATTGATGTCACTGGTATTCAATTCAAACCGGGAGACAGCCATGCAGGGGTGCTAACAGTCAACAATTATTTCATTTAA
- a CDS encoding ATP-binding protein has protein sequence MPPAKQSHAPLPMPSVSEVGQPELRLESTLADLRLYHFQIEPHYTGMEVLQVFERYSALPGVVLHECGQFLGMVSRTQLLEFLIRPQGELFISQPMSVLHRYVPTYRLVLPEHTSILVAAQLALRRSLLHQSEPIVVMKNSVNEFPHYYLLDIHELNIAYWQIRGIETQVRYERSQMQMIQSEKMASLGRLVDGVAHEILDPVSFIWGNLVHLSAYTNQIMQLVSTYEQEFSELPPTIQTLHHEIELDYLRHDIPQTIASIRTGAERLRKLATSLQNFCHIDDVYPKPADLHEHLDGIVLLLKSRLLGEIEIVKRYGHLPPVSCYAGQLNQVFMNILTNAVNALLNQVIRQELARDFGHDSIATSPNEVASKPQIIITTQVRSVSAHGSAASSIVRWASVCIADNGPGLSAEKRQQLMDSFSVENRADTETSLAVSYQIVTAKHGGQFHIRSPLRQTSTEQIAIGTEFEILLPLM, from the coding sequence ATGCCACCTGCCAAACAATCTCATGCTCCCCTACCAATGCCATCGGTGTCTGAAGTGGGTCAGCCAGAATTAAGATTAGAGTCCACGTTGGCAGACTTGCGACTTTATCACTTCCAAATTGAACCGCACTATACTGGCATGGAAGTTCTTCAGGTGTTTGAGCGCTATTCTGCGTTGCCAGGAGTTGTGTTGCATGAATGCGGTCAATTTTTGGGCATGGTGTCACGAACGCAACTACTAGAGTTTCTAATTCGCCCACAAGGAGAGTTATTCATTTCCCAGCCAATGTCTGTGTTGCACAGGTATGTTCCTACCTATCGCCTAGTATTGCCAGAGCACACATCCATTTTGGTGGCGGCACAGTTAGCACTGCGACGATCGCTTCTGCATCAAAGTGAGCCAATTGTTGTGATGAAGAACTCTGTGAATGAGTTCCCCCACTATTACTTACTGGATATTCACGAACTGAATATCGCTTACTGGCAAATTCGCGGTATTGAAACTCAAGTGCGGTATGAACGATCGCAAATGCAAATGATTCAGTCTGAAAAGATGGCCAGCCTCGGCCGATTGGTAGACGGAGTAGCGCACGAAATTCTAGACCCCGTTAGCTTTATTTGGGGAAATTTGGTGCACCTTTCTGCCTACACAAACCAAATCATGCAGCTTGTTAGCACCTACGAGCAAGAATTTTCCGAATTGCCACCCACGATTCAAACGTTACATCACGAAATCGAACTGGATTATTTGCGCCACGACATTCCGCAAACGATCGCCAGCATTCGCACTGGGGCCGAGCGGCTGAGGAAACTGGCAACGAGTTTGCAGAATTTTTGTCATATTGATGATGTGTATCCAAAACCCGCTGATTTGCACGAGCATTTGGACGGTATTGTGCTACTGCTCAAGAGCCGCCTATTGGGTGAAATTGAGATTGTTAAACGCTATGGTCATTTACCACCCGTCAGTTGCTATGCCGGGCAACTCAACCAGGTGTTTATGAACATTTTGACCAATGCGGTGAATGCTCTGTTGAATCAAGTAATACGACAAGAACTGGCTAGAGACTTTGGTCATGACTCGATTGCAACATCACCCAATGAAGTTGCTTCAAAGCCACAGATTATTATCACGACCCAAGTCCGGTCTGTTTCTGCTCACGGTTCCGCTGCTAGTTCGATCGTTCGTTGGGCGTCTGTTTGTATTGCCGATAACGGCCCGGGACTGTCGGCTGAAAAACGTCAGCAACTGATGGATTCATTCTCCGTTGAAAATCGGGCAGACACAGAGACCAGCTTAGCCGTGAGTTACCAGATTGTCACAGCCAAGCATGGTGGGCAGTTTCATATTCGATCGCCCTTACGCCAAACTTCCACTGAACAGATTGCGATCGGCACTGAATTTGAAATCCTGCTGCCGCTGATGTAA
- a CDS encoding metallophosphoesterase family protein gives MHFWRSAPRTLISLLCGLCLVLILHACNSSKVSQSSTLTSTSSTVPSPQSPVSPLPTSKPIAASDTAENTTEGLYNPSRGDVRFVVISDLNSAYGSTDYEPEVDRAIALLPAWQPDVVLCSGDMIAGQNLSLSSDQIRAMWAAFDQHVAAPLRQSGVPFGFTIGNHDASGAQSSGGSFLFQQERDLAREYWNEPTHDPGIQFIDRDEFPFYYTFEFGDVFVMVWDGSAATIPPEKLDWVETTLTSPQARQAKLRILLGHLPLYAVAVGRDAPGEVLNSADQLRAMLERHHVHTYISGHHHAYYPAHKGNLQLLHTGLLGSGPRPLIDSDVPSPKTVTVVDIHFNAPDRTTYTTYDMQTLQPLELDRLPRFLAGHNGMVLRRDVTMEDLSATERAICEQRLSREQCLA, from the coding sequence ATGCATTTCTGGCGATCGGCTCCTCGAACCTTAATCAGCTTGTTGTGTGGATTATGTCTTGTGTTGATACTACACGCCTGCAACTCCAGCAAAGTGTCGCAATCCTCAACATTGACTTCAACCTCATCCACGGTTCCGTCACCCCAATCTCCTGTATCTCCCTTACCAACAAGCAAACCGATCGCCGCTAGTGACACGGCAGAAAATACAACCGAGGGATTGTATAACCCTTCTCGGGGTGATGTTCGCTTTGTGGTGATTAGCGATCTCAACAGCGCCTATGGTTCCACCGATTATGAACCAGAAGTAGATCGGGCGATCGCTCTGCTGCCAGCGTGGCAACCCGATGTAGTGTTGTGCAGTGGTGACATGATTGCTGGACAAAATTTATCTCTTTCTTCCGACCAAATTCGCGCTATGTGGGCGGCCTTTGATCAGCATGTAGCGGCTCCATTACGGCAGTCTGGCGTTCCGTTTGGATTTACGATCGGCAATCATGATGCGTCGGGTGCTCAAAGCAGCGGTGGCAGTTTCTTGTTTCAGCAAGAGCGAGACTTAGCAAGGGAATACTGGAACGAGCCAACCCATGATCCGGGTATCCAGTTTATCGATCGCGATGAATTCCCTTTTTACTACACCTTTGAGTTTGGTGATGTGTTTGTGATGGTGTGGGATGGATCTGCCGCAACTATTCCCCCTGAAAAGCTAGACTGGGTCGAAACTACCCTCACTAGCCCCCAAGCTCGACAGGCTAAACTGCGAATTCTATTGGGGCATTTGCCTCTTTATGCGGTGGCAGTGGGTCGAGATGCGCCAGGTGAAGTTCTCAATAGTGCTGATCAACTGCGAGCAATGCTTGAACGCCATCATGTTCACACCTACATCAGTGGCCACCACCATGCCTACTATCCGGCTCACAAAGGCAATTTGCAACTACTCCACACAGGCTTGCTGGGGTCAGGGCCACGCCCTCTAATCGACAGTGATGTGCCGTCTCCCAAAACGGTAACGGTGGTTGATATCCACTTCAACGCGCCCGATCGAACTACCTACACCACTTACGATATGCAAACCCTGCAACCGCTTGAACTCGATCGCCTCCCGCGCTTTTTGGCAGGACACAATGGCATGGTGCTGCGCCGCGATGTAACAATGGAAGATCTTTCTGCGACCGAGCGAGCGATTTGTGAACAACGGCTTAGCCGCGAACAGTGTTTAGCTTAA
- a CDS encoding cation:proton antiporter — protein MDTHILNLLVISLLLLVVTLGSGWISRLPLSYALIYLGVGLLLSPYGLNLIQLRPDAEFLERLTEFVVLVSLFSCGLKMNRPLRWGAWNSTVRLIGLLMPISIIAIAAVGHWGLGLGWGEGILLGAILAPTDPVLASEVQLTHPEDLDELRFGLTSEGGLNDALAFPFVYFGLHALEDSNWENWLKQWVAVDLIWAIAAGLVMGIVVARGIVWIDKRLQTFRPADVLMEDFVALGIILATYALTELVHGYGFVAVFVAGIVAQRSYRNPEKHLSQLEFTERIEKLLEVGTILLLGSLLRVEPMLRFAIPSVLVAGTLIVLIRPLGTWISTIGANYHPARRWLFGWFGIRGVGSLYYLSYALGAGLEGQTGELIAWVTYTTVAISVIIHGISSTPLMNWYERHVSHLRA, from the coding sequence GTGGATACTCATATTCTTAACCTGCTGGTTATCAGTCTGCTCCTGCTTGTCGTTACGCTTGGTTCAGGCTGGATCTCGCGTTTACCGTTATCCTATGCTTTGATCTACCTAGGAGTCGGTTTACTTTTAAGCCCCTATGGGTTGAATTTGATCCAACTACGTCCTGATGCTGAGTTTTTGGAACGGTTAACGGAATTTGTTGTTTTAGTGTCGCTATTTAGCTGCGGACTGAAGATGAATCGTCCGTTGCGATGGGGAGCTTGGAATTCAACTGTACGGTTAATTGGGCTATTAATGCCAATTTCAATTATTGCGATCGCCGCGGTGGGTCATTGGGGCTTGGGGCTTGGCTGGGGAGAAGGCATCCTTTTGGGAGCTATTTTAGCCCCTACTGATCCAGTCTTGGCGTCTGAAGTGCAGTTAACGCATCCAGAAGATCTGGACGAATTGCGGTTCGGACTCACTTCGGAAGGAGGACTCAACGATGCCTTAGCCTTTCCCTTTGTCTATTTCGGTCTACATGCCCTGGAAGATAGCAACTGGGAGAATTGGCTGAAACAGTGGGTCGCGGTGGATTTAATTTGGGCGATCGCCGCTGGGTTGGTGATGGGTATTGTAGTGGCCAGAGGTATAGTCTGGATTGATAAACGCCTCCAGACATTTCGACCCGCTGATGTCCTCATGGAGGATTTTGTTGCCCTCGGCATTATTTTAGCGACCTATGCTCTAACTGAACTGGTTCATGGCTATGGATTTGTGGCTGTATTTGTGGCTGGAATTGTGGCACAACGCAGCTACCGCAATCCAGAAAAACACCTAAGCCAGCTAGAGTTTACAGAACGCATTGAAAAACTGCTGGAAGTAGGCACAATTTTGTTGCTTGGGTCACTATTGCGAGTTGAACCGATGTTGCGATTTGCCATCCCGTCTGTGCTCGTGGCCGGAACCTTGATTGTCTTGATTCGCCCCTTAGGAACCTGGATTAGTACCATTGGAGCCAACTATCATCCAGCCCGGCGGTGGCTATTCGGCTGGTTTGGTATTCGTGGGGTAGGGTCACTTTATTATTTGTCCTATGCGCTAGGTGCAGGCTTGGAAGGTCAAACTGGTGAACTAATTGCTTGGGTCACTTATACAACCGTGGCTATCTCTGTGATCATTCATGGCATTAGTTCTACCCCTCTTATGAACTGGTATGAACGCCATGTTAGCCACCTTCGAGCCTAA
- a CDS encoding aldo/keto reductase has protein sequence MRTLDLPSGHSIPVLGLGTWRMGENSNQRHAEVMALRYGLELGMTLIDTAEMYGEGGAETIVAEAIANRRSSVFLVSKVYPHNASRQGAIAACERSLKRLKTDYLDLYLLHWRGAIPLADTLAAFQTLKQTGKIRDYGVSNFDVTDLETANHLAGGDAIATNQVLYNLMRRGIEWDVLPWCRQRQMPVMAYSPIEQGRLLNNRSLQAIAQDRGVTPAQVAIAWLLQQNGVVVIPKASTLTHVEQNRAALDLQLSADELAALDVAFPPPTQPTSLEML, from the coding sequence ATGAGAACGCTTGATTTACCATCTGGGCACTCGATACCTGTACTTGGATTAGGTACATGGCGTATGGGCGAAAATTCCAACCAAAGACACGCTGAAGTGATGGCGTTGCGATATGGGTTGGAATTAGGTATGACCTTGATCGATACCGCTGAAATGTATGGAGAAGGTGGGGCGGAAACTATAGTTGCTGAAGCCATCGCGAATCGTCGCTCCTCCGTATTTCTGGTTAGTAAGGTGTATCCGCACAATGCTTCCCGCCAAGGGGCGATCGCCGCTTGTGAACGTAGTCTCAAACGCTTAAAAACTGACTATCTAGACTTATATTTACTGCATTGGCGTGGAGCTATCCCACTTGCAGACACACTGGCAGCCTTTCAAACGCTTAAACAGACAGGCAAGATTCGTGACTATGGTGTCAGTAACTTCGATGTCACAGATTTAGAGACAGCTAATCATCTCGCTGGAGGTGATGCGATCGCTACGAATCAAGTCCTCTATAATCTAATGCGGCGGGGAATTGAGTGGGACGTGTTGCCATGGTGTCGGCAGCGGCAGATGCCAGTGATGGCTTATTCTCCAATTGAGCAAGGGCGATTGCTGAACAACCGATCGCTGCAAGCGATCGCGCAAGATCGAGGGGTGACTCCGGCACAAGTGGCGATTGCTTGGCTCTTGCAACAGAATGGTGTTGTTGTCATCCCTAAGGCGAGTACGTTGACCCACGTTGAACAAAATCGAGCCGCCCTAGATTTGCAGCTTTCTGCCGATGAGCTAGCTGCCCTAGATGTAGCTTTTCCGCCACCCACTCAACCGACATCGTTGGAAATGCTGTGA
- a CDS encoding ABC transporter permease — protein sequence MTVITPPLQRRTRSQTGLYATLLPPLLWMTLLYFVPLALLISYSVWRLEAFDIVKEFSLVNFRTIVTNTAYRTIILRTVLTALGVTAIDALLAIPLGYFIGYYAGRYRSLLTLLVILPLWSSYLVRVFAWKIILGYNGVLNTALISLGILQQPSSVFLYNQFSTMLTFVHVWLPFMILPVITAFERLPRTLLEASADLNAAPLTTFRRVTLPLIMPGVLAGSISVFALTMGDFITPSLVGSPSGIMLGNVISSQFGVSYNWPLGAAFALVVMLIVFAGLAIVLRRGGLNRGGLNNL from the coding sequence ATGACTGTTATCACTCCACCGCTCCAACGTCGCACTCGTTCTCAAACAGGTCTGTATGCCACATTGTTACCACCGCTGCTGTGGATGACGCTACTGTACTTTGTGCCGCTCGCCCTGCTCATCTCCTACAGCGTTTGGCGGCTAGAGGCGTTTGATATTGTCAAAGAGTTCAGCTTGGTCAATTTTCGCACTATTGTGACGAACACCGCCTATCGTACAATCATCCTTCGCACGGTACTGACCGCACTGGGCGTGACGGCGATCGATGCCTTGCTTGCTATTCCCCTCGGCTACTTTATTGGGTACTATGCAGGGCGCTATCGCAGTCTGTTAACGCTGCTTGTCATTCTGCCACTATGGTCTAGCTATTTAGTGCGGGTGTTTGCCTGGAAAATTATCCTGGGCTACAACGGGGTGTTGAACACAGCCTTGATATCACTCGGTATTTTGCAACAGCCTAGTTCGGTGTTTTTATATAATCAATTCTCTACCATGCTAACGTTTGTGCATGTGTGGCTTCCGTTCATGATTTTGCCCGTAATAACAGCCTTCGAGCGCTTGCCCCGAACCCTATTAGAGGCCTCTGCTGATCTGAATGCGGCTCCACTGACCACTTTTCGCCGTGTCACCTTACCGCTAATTATGCCGGGAGTGCTCGCTGGTTCAATCAGTGTCTTTGCTTTAACAATGGGTGATTTCATTACACCCAGCTTGGTTGGCAGTCCCAGTGGCATCATGTTAGGAAACGTGATTTCCTCGCAGTTTGGCGTTTCGTACAATTGGCCGCTGGGAGCCGCTTTTGCGCTGGTAGTGATGCTGATCGTTTTTGCTGGATTGGCGATCGTTTTACGCCGAGGTGGGCTAAATAGAGGTGGGCTAAATAATTTATAG
- a CDS encoding pre-16S rRNA-processing nuclease YqgF, translating to MSSLNSLSNSPDQPVILGFDPGRQKCGLAIMGLDRGLYYHQVIPAQDAIATIQTLRQTFPISLLVMGNQTSAKEWKQKLDTELSDPLRIILVDERYSSLEARDRYWQMFPPRGLVRLLPQGIRTPPRPIDDIVAILLIERYLERLTN from the coding sequence ATGTCTTCCCTTAACTCCCTTTCCAATTCACCTGACCAACCCGTCATTCTAGGATTCGATCCGGGACGCCAAAAGTGTGGGTTGGCAATCATGGGACTCGATCGCGGCCTATACTACCATCAGGTGATTCCGGCACAAGACGCCATTGCCACTATTCAAACCCTGCGGCAAACTTTTCCCATTTCTTTGCTGGTGATGGGGAATCAAACTAGCGCCAAAGAATGGAAGCAAAAACTCGATACAGAACTGAGCGATCCGCTGCGAATTATTTTGGTCGATGAACGCTATAGTTCCCTGGAAGCTCGCGATCGCTATTGGCAAATGTTTCCGCCACGAGGATTAGTGCGCCTATTGCCCCAAGGCATTCGTACCCCCCCCCGCCCGATCGATGATATTGTGGCGATTTTGTTAATCGAGCGCTATTTAGAGCGGTTGACGAACTAG